A part of Alphaproteobacteria bacterium genomic DNA contains:
- a CDS encoding enoyl-CoA hydratase/isomerase family protein has product MNDEILLCETDGRGVTTVTLNRPDIHNALNAELIAALTETFERLNADDAVRAVVLTGNGKSFSAGADLNYMKQAAGQSEAENLADARHIAAMFHALNTMRHPTVARVNGAAYAGGTGLIACCDIAIGADHAQFAVTEVRIGIAPSTISPYLLAVMGPRAARRYWLTAERFGVEEAMRYGLLHDAVPAAELEVKVAAVIDDLLLGGPGAIAACKALAQQLHGPVTAEMRERTAAGNARIRVTDEGREGLNAFLEKRKPFWQTGGAR; this is encoded by the coding sequence ATGAATGACGAAATCCTGTTGTGTGAAACGGACGGGCGCGGCGTCACCACGGTGACGCTGAACCGGCCGGATATCCACAATGCGCTGAATGCGGAACTGATCGCGGCGTTGACCGAAACCTTCGAGCGGCTGAACGCCGACGATGCGGTGCGCGCGGTGGTGCTGACCGGAAACGGCAAGAGCTTTTCCGCCGGCGCGGACCTCAACTACATGAAACAGGCGGCGGGCCAGAGCGAGGCGGAGAACCTTGCCGATGCCCGCCATATCGCGGCCATGTTCCACGCGCTGAATACAATGCGCCATCCGACCGTGGCGCGGGTCAACGGGGCGGCCTATGCGGGCGGCACCGGGCTGATCGCCTGTTGCGATATCGCGATCGGCGCCGACCATGCTCAATTCGCCGTGACGGAGGTGCGGATCGGTATCGCGCCCTCGACCATCAGCCCCTATCTGCTGGCGGTGATGGGCCCGCGCGCCGCGCGGCGCTACTGGCTGACGGCGGAGCGGTTCGGTGTGGAAGAGGCGATGCGCTACGGGTTACTGCACGACGCCGTACCGGCGGCGGAACTTGAGGTGAAGGTCGCGGCGGTAATCGACGACCTGCTGCTGGGCGGGCCCGGCGCCATTGCGGCGTGCAAGGCGCTGGCGCAGCAGTTGCACGGTCCGGTGACCGCTGAGATGCGGGAACGGACGGCGGCGGGCAACGCCCGGATCCGGGTCACGGATGAAGGCCGCGAGGGGCTCAACGCCTTCCTGGAGAAACGAAAGCCTTTCTGGCAGACGGGGGGCGCAAGATGA
- a CDS encoding enoyl-CoA hydratase-related protein, with amino-acid sequence MNDEPVVLCDIDARGVATVTINRPRVNNAYNGEVVDALLDGVLALGANPDVRLVVIRGNGRHFQAGADLKWLKSVSALSVEENIEVSRRTTNAILYLDACPKPTLALVHGGCFGGGTGIAAACDIVIASEDAVFSIAEARWGVMAGPIFPQLNAAMGAHNVRRYAQTCERFTAAEAREMGFVHEVCPTGGLDAAAAPVIAATLSNGPNAVTATKALIREMARLDVDEAAAESLARGHATKRMSAEAEEGLTSFAEKREAAWYPGAES; translated from the coding sequence ATGAATGACGAACCGGTTGTCCTTTGCGATATCGACGCGCGCGGGGTCGCGACGGTCACGATCAACCGGCCCCGGGTCAACAACGCCTATAACGGCGAGGTCGTCGATGCGTTGCTCGACGGCGTGCTGGCGCTGGGCGCGAATCCCGATGTCCGCCTCGTGGTGATCCGCGGCAACGGCCGCCATTTCCAGGCCGGTGCGGACCTGAAATGGCTGAAGTCTGTCTCCGCCCTATCGGTCGAGGAAAATATCGAGGTATCGCGCCGCACGACGAACGCCATCCTTTATCTGGACGCCTGCCCGAAACCGACCCTGGCGCTGGTGCATGGCGGCTGTTTCGGCGGCGGCACCGGTATCGCGGCGGCCTGCGATATCGTCATCGCCTCGGAGGACGCGGTGTTTTCGATTGCCGAGGCCCGCTGGGGCGTCATGGCGGGGCCGATTTTCCCGCAGCTCAATGCGGCCATGGGCGCGCATAATGTCCGACGCTACGCGCAGACCTGCGAACGCTTCACGGCGGCGGAGGCGCGGGAGATGGGGTTCGTGCATGAAGTCTGCCCGACCGGCGGGCTGGACGCGGCGGCGGCGCCGGTGATCGCGGCGACCCTGTCGAACGGCCCCAATGCGGTGACGGCGACCAAGGCGCTGATCCGCGAGATGGCGAGGCTTGATGTCGACGAGGCAGCGGCAGAGTCGCTGGCGCGCGGCCACGCCACGAAGCGAATGTCCGCCGAAGCGGAGGAAGGCCTGACGAGTTTTGCCGAGAAACGCGAAGCCGCCTGGTATCCGGGAGCGGAATCATGA